A stretch of DNA from Microlunatus capsulatus:
CCGGAAGGCGGCGAGACCGCCCCAGCCTCGCTCATCTGGTCGACCTGATCACCAGCCCCAAGCACGGTCCCGTGATCGTCACCGCCGTCCTGTTCATCGTCCTGTTCGGGGTGGGCGGGGGTCTGTACGAGGGCTTCTTCTCCGCCCAGGTGCTCGCCAACCTGCTCGTCGACAACGCCTTCCTGCTGGTGCTGGCCGTCGGGATGACCTTCGTGATCCTCTCCGGCGGCATCGACCTCTCGGTAGGGGCGGTCATGGCCCTGTCCACCGTCATCGCCGCCCGGCTGCTGCAAGCCGGGGTGGGGCCGGCGGTCACCATCGTCGCCGTCCTCGCGGTCGCCTCCGTGCTCGGGCTGCTGGTGGGCGGGATGATCCAGCACTTCGGGGTGCAGCCGTTCATCGCCACCCTGGCGGCGATGTTCCTCGCGCGCGGGCTCTGCTACGTCATCGCCCCGCAGTCGATCTCCATCGACGACCCGTTCTTCACCACCGTCGCGTCCCTGCAGATCCCGGTCTGGGCCGACGTCACCGTCTCACCGGGCGCCGTCATCGCGGTGCTCGTCGTCCTCGCGGCGTTCCTGGTGCTCCGCGCCACCCGTTTCGGCCGAACCGTGTACGCCCTCGGCGGTGCGGAATCCTCCAGCCTGTTGATGGGACTGGCGGTGAACCGGACGAAGATCGCCGTCTACGTGATCAGCGGCTTCTGCTCTGGTCTGGCCGGCATCCTCTTCAGCTTCTACACCTTGTCGGGCTACAGCCTCACCGCGATCGGCGCCGAGCTGGACGCCATCGCCGCGGTGGTGATCGGGGGGACCCTCCTCACCGGCGGCTACGGCTTCGTGCTCGGCTCGGCCCTCGGCGTGCTGGTGCTGGGCACGATCCAAACGATCATCACGTTCCAGGGCACGCTCAGCTCCTGGTGGACGCGCATCTTCATCGGGGCGCTCCTACTGGTGTTCATCGTCCTGCAGAAGCTCTTGACGACGAGGCGGACCTGACCGCTGCGGCAGAATGGCGGTCGGTGAGGTGGGCGTTGGACGTGAGG
This window harbors:
- the yjfF gene encoding galactofuranose ABC transporter, permease protein YjfF, whose translation is MTSPKHGPVIVTAVLFIVLFGVGGGLYEGFFSAQVLANLLVDNAFLLVLAVGMTFVILSGGIDLSVGAVMALSTVIAARLLQAGVGPAVTIVAVLAVASVLGLLVGGMIQHFGVQPFIATLAAMFLARGLCYVIAPQSISIDDPFFTTVASLQIPVWADVTVSPGAVIAVLVVLAAFLVLRATRFGRTVYALGGAESSSLLMGLAVNRTKIAVYVISGFCSGLAGILFSFYTLSGYSLTAIGAELDAIAAVVIGGTLLTGGYGFVLGSALGVLVLGTIQTIITFQGTLSSWWTRIFIGALLLVFIVLQKLLTTRRT